A stretch of DNA from Desulfovibrio desulfuricans:
CTGCCAGCTAAGGCAGACGCCAAGTTCTGCGGCTGCGGCATTGACAAAGTCGCGCACGGAAAACTGCCGCCCGGTGGCGATCACAAAATCATCGGGTTTTTCCTGCTGCAACATAAGCCACTGCATTTCAACGTAATCGCGTGCGTGGCCCCAGTCGCGTTTGGCGTCCATGTTGCCGAGGTACAGGCAATCCTGCAAGCCAAGCACCATACGCGACATGGCGCGGGTAATCTTGCGGGTCACAAAGGTTTCACCGCGGATGGGCGACTCGTGGTTGAAAAGAATGCCGTTGCAGGCATACATGCCGTAAGCTTCGCGGTAGTTGACCGTAATCCAGTAGGCATAAAGCTTGGCGCAGGCATAGGGAGAGCGCGGATAGAACGGTGTTTTTTCCGTCTGCGGCACTTCCTGCACCAGCCCAAAAAGCTCAGAAGTAGATGCCTGATAAAAACGCGTAGTTTCCGAGAGCCCGGCAATGCGGATGGCCTCAAGCAGACGCAGTGTTCCGAGGGCATCCACATCCGCAGTGTATTCGGGGGACTCAAAAGAAACCTGCACATGGCTCTGCGCCGCCAGATTATACACCTCGTCCGGCTTTACTTCCTGCATGATGCGCACCAGATTGCTGGAGTCGCTCAAGTCGCCGTAGTGCAAGATAAAGTGCCGCCGGTTAGCATGCGGGTCTTCATACAAGTGATCAATGCGGTCGGTGTTGAACAACGAAGCGCGCCTTTTGATACCATGCACCTCGTAGCCCTTTTGCAACAGAAACTCCGCGAGGTAAGCCCCATCCTGCCCGGTGATGCCGGTTATAAGCGCTTTTTTCATAATTTCAGTATATTGTCTTTTTAATGGTGAAGTTACGAGAGCTGAATCTCCCTGCTGCCAACAAGGAGGCGGGTAAAATACCTTGCAAGGCTACCATTGTCCACTGGTCGAAGCGGTCGTACCGTAGCCATACAGATCAGCAGAGCTGCCCTTCCCTCCCGTACACATCTGCAAAGCGCACGATATCGTCCTCCCCCAGATAGGAGCCAGACTGGATTTCTATAAGCACCAGAGGGATAACTCCCGGATTTTTCAAGCGATGCATGGTGCCGACAGGTATGTAGGTCGACTGGTTTTCCGTAAACAGTTTAACCAGATCGCCGTTGGTCACTTCTGCCGTGCCGCTCACTACGACCCAATGCTCGGCGCGGTGGTGATGCATCTGCAAAGAAAGCTCGGCGCCGGGGTTCACAATGATGCGCTTGACCTGAAAACGCCCGTCCATGACAAGGGTTTCATAACTGCCCCACGGGCGGTACACCAGGGGATGTTGCCTGCATTCAGGCCGCTGTGCGCTTTGCAGGCGGCCAACAATCTTTTTTACGTCCTGCACACGGTCGCGCGGCGCAACAAGCACGGCATCCTGCGTTTCCACAACCACAAGCCCGCTCACGCCTATGGCCGCCAGCAGCCTGTGGTTGGCGTTAAAATAGCAATCCTCGGCACCCTCGGTCATAACATCGCCAGAGCATACGTTGCCGGAGTCGTCCTGCTGCCCTACCTGATAAAAGGCTTCCCACGAGCCAAGGTCGCTCCAGCTGACGCCCAGCGGCACAACCGCCGCCAGATCCGTTTGCTCCATGACCGCATAGTCTATGGAATCAGACGGGGAGGAAAGAAAAGCATCACTGTCTGGGCGGGAAAAGGCCTGATCATCCTTGCGGCCCTTCCAGGCGGCAGCGCAGGCGGCGTATATCTGGGGAGCAAATCGTTCCAGCTCTTTCAGATACACAGAAGCCCGCAGCAAAAACATGCCGCTGTTCCACGAATAACCGTCCTTGGCCAGCATGCCCGCAGCTTTGCCCGCATCGGGTTTTTCCACAAACCGGGCAACCCTGTAGCCGTTAGCTCCAAGGGCTTCGCCCTGTTCAATGTAGCCAAAGCCGGTCTCCGGGCCGGTGGGGGCTATGCCAAAGGTGACAATACGCCCCTGTTCCGCCAGGGGCGCCGCGCGTTTTACGCCTTCAAAAAAGATGCCTTCATCGCCAATGGCATGGTCAGAGGGCAATACCAGCATGAGCGGATCTGCGCCGTCTTCCTGCAGGGCAAAGGCCGCCAGCGCAATAGCCGGAGCAGTGTTGCGCGGCGCGGGTTCCAGCAGGATTTTACCATGCACGCCGCATTCGTACAGTTCGGCGGTCACATAAAAACGGTGAGCCTCATTGCATACAATTACAGGCTCCATGCTGTCCGGCGTGTGCTTCGCCCGCAGCACAGTATCCTTGAACAGCGTTTTCCCGCCGCCCATATCCACAAACTGCTTTGGGTATGTTTCGCGCGAAAGCGGCCACAAACGCGTACCACTACCACCGCACAGAATCACAGGGGCAATATTCTGCATGAATTTCCTCACCATTGCATCAATGTTGGAACACCAATCTGACCTACCGCCAGCAGGGCCTACAATTCCATGCTACGCCATCAACCGCCCGCAAACAAGCGTCGCATCCGTACGCGGCAGAGCCGCTAACGCGTTCCTCAGGCAGGTATGGCCCCGCCCTGTTCGTCCAGAAACCGCAGTATTTCAGCCGTTTTTTCTTCCATCAGCACACTGTTCCCCCTGCTCTCCACATTCAGGCGCAGCAGGGGTTCGGTATTGGACATGCGCAGATTGAAACGCCAGTCGGTAAATTCCAGATTAACGCCGTCCATGCTGTCTTCGTGCAGAGCCGAAGGCGCGTAACGATCCCTCACCTGCCGCATGAGGGCGGGTGCATCCTGCACACGACGGTTGATTTCACCGCTGCACGGATAGGCCGCCATGCGTTCTGCCACCAGCGCAGCCAGGGGCTTGCCTGTGCGGTGCAGCAACGAGGCCACCAGCAGCCAGGGCAGCATACCCGAGTCGCAGTACGCAAAATCGCGAAAATAATGATGTGCGCTCATCTCGCCGCCATACACGGCATCTTCGGCGCGCATGCGTTCCTTCATGAAGGCGTGTCCAGTCTTGCCCATTACGGGCTGGCCGCCTGCGGCCTGCACCACCTCGCGGGTGTTCCAGTACACTCTGGTGTCGTGCACCACCTTGCCGCCAGGCACACGCCGCAGCAGTTCCTGCGCCAGCAGGCCTATGCAGTAGTAACCTTCAATAAAATTGCCGTCCGCGTCATAAAAAAAACAGCGGTCAAAATCGCCGTCCCAGGCTACGCCCATGTCCGCGCCAGACTCGCGCACGGCAGCGGCTGTGGCCGCCCGGCGCTCCGGCAGCAGGGGGTTGGGTACGCCATCGGGAAAAGTTCCGTCCGGCTGCATCTGCCGGCAGACAAATTCAAAGGGCAACGCTGCCATCAGATCGTTCAGCACCAGTCCGGCGCAGCCATTACCAGCGTCACCCACAATCTTCAGGGGTTTGCGGCCAGCAACCGGGGCAAGCTGCCCAGCCCCGCTGTATTCCAGCAGCCAGGCCACATAGTCGGCACGGAACGAGGCATGCTGCAGAGGGGAGACATCAAGGGACCCGGCAGTGTCGCCGCTCTCGGCAAGAATGGCCTCAACCCGGTCGCGCAGGGCAAACAGGCCGGAATCGCCACTGATGGGTATGGCCCCGCCGCGCACCAGCTTGAAGCCGTTTTCGTCCGCCGGGTTATGACTGCCCGTAATCATGACGCCCGCCCCAAAGGGCTGATTTGCGGCGGCATAATAGATTTCTTCCGTGCCGCACATACCTATGTCCGTCACCTGCGCCCCGGCCTCATGCAAACCCAAGGCCAGCGCATCTCGCAGTTCGGGGCCGGAAAGCCGGGCATCACGTCCAATTACAACACTTTTTGCGCCCAGTATTTCAACAACGGCCCTGCCCAGTGCACGGGCCAGCGGCGCATTGAGAACGCCCGGCACACGGCCCCGGATATCGTAGGCTTTGAAGCATGAAAGTGAATTGCCCATGACGTCCCTCTTCTGAATTATATTGGTGCATTGCCCTTTCATTCCAGACCAAGAGGACAATGCACACCTTTTATCCAACTTGCAGCCCGATTGCCAATGTATTTTGACGCATACAGGCTCCGTACGGAATCTGGCCGCCGTGCATACAAACCCCAAAAGTCCGCCTACAGCTTTTACGGACATGAAACGCATAAAAAAAGGGGCCACGGTATTATCCGTAACCCCTTGATATTGTGGTGGAGAAGAAGGGATTTGAACCCTCGACCCCCGCCTTGCGAAGGCGCGGATAGCATTTTTATAGATTTTTAATAATTCTCTCTAGTTGCTATAATTATTGAATTTTTATAAAATTATATTGCATTGACTACTACCAATTTTTACGACATTTCATAATGCGTGTTGGGAATTGTGTTGGGAAAGCAAGCAGCCCAACATACAACCGAGAATAGCCATGAAAAAATCAAAACGCGAAAAATCTCAAAAATATGCAGGAGTCTACTTCAGGCTCGATACCAACGGTAAAGAACGTACTTACTACATTGTTTACCGCCAGGGAGGACGAGAGGCCAAACTCATTGAGGAGCCTGTCGGTAAGGCTTCTTGTGGCATGACCGAAGCAAAGGCTGCGCAAATTAGGGCAGATAGAATGCGCGGCAAGGACAAATCCAACACAGAAAAAAGAAAGGAGTGCGCTGATATACGTCAGGCTGAGCGCGATCGCTGGACTTTAGATCGCATCTGGCAGACATACCAAGAGGCGCATCCTGAACACAAAAGCCGTCAGCGGGACATTAGCCGATACAACACCCATATTGGACCACATTTTGGACAACGAACCCCTGAAGAGATGCTCACCGCAGACATTGACATCTTCAAAGCCGAAAGCCTCAAGGCGGGCAAATCCAATGGTACCATTCAGAGGGTCATTTCTCAGCTACGGGCAATAATAAACTTTGGTGTCAAACGTGGTCTCTGCCAGCCCTTACATCCGGGGCGGCTTACCATAGAGTCTATCCATGTTGATGGAGAAAAAACAGAAATGCTAACCAAGGAGCAAGTCGTGCATCTACTTGAGGCCTTGGACGCGGAGTCGGATCAGGATGCAGCGGCTCTAATCCGGCTTGCTATGGTAACGGGCATGCGCAAAGGTGCTTTGCTTGCTCTGCAATGGGGAGATTGTGATTTTGTTCGGAATATAATTACATTGCGTGGGGCATCTGCCAAGAAAGGCGTTACCGAACATGTACCCATGAATGAAGCTGCCCGCACAATCTTGCTAAAACTATCGCGTACGGGAAGCTCCTTCGTATTTCCAGGTAGGGATGGAGGCCAGCGAAAGGACTATCGGCGCATAGCCCGGCGAGTAAAAAAAAATGCGGGCTTACCTGATGATTTTCGTCCATTGCATGGGCTTCGACATCATTTTGCCAGCTTTCTTGCGTCAAGTGGCAAAGTTGACTTATATACCTTGCAGAAGCTTCTGACCCATTCAAGCCCGCAAATGACGCAACGCTATGCGCATTTGGCGGATGAAGCAATGAAGCAAGCTGCTGGCGTGGCGGATTCAATCATTAATAGGACACCCACAGAAATTGAAAGAGGGATGCACAGAGTAGGAGAAGATGACAATGACAATGCCTAAGGACTTCAGAACCATTCTGAGAAATATTCCAGAAGATGATGTTGCAAATTTCAGGAAGAATAATAAGCAAATCAAAAAAAATGAAGACATTGAAATCCGCAATCTTCTCTCTGGTGACACATGGAAGTTTGTATATACAGCAAAACATGTACACAAAAATCATCACAATTTGATAAATAACAATAGAAATAATATTGAAATATTATTTCGTCATATTGATGAAGAATATTTCACTCTCAGATGTATTGTTAATGCATTAGCGTGCAAAATTGCTGGAGAGGCAACCGCTTATCCGTTGGAAACCTTGAGTGAAAAAGAGCGTTGTGCTGCATTAGAGCTTTTAATTTTTTCTTGCAAATTTGGCTATTATTTCTGGGATATCGATAGAAAATGTGATTCTAATGATATTTTTGATTTCTTTATAAATCATGACTCAATGCCAATTCCAGTACTTCCGTATAATAACAGTTCTGAGCAAAGAGCACGGATTATTACATTCAGTATTGCACTAGGATCAATATTTGATGTAAGAGAATCTTTCATAGAAGAGATGAAAAACAAGCAGTTTACATTCTCAATGAATTCTCAGTTTGGTGATGATAATTTTGAAAAGAAGCTTAAAGAGATAGAGATCCAGCATAAAATGACAGACATCGGTATTAAGCAAATACTTGATGGCGATCCTCGACAGGTTGATGAGGTTGCAAAACTGGTTAAAATGAGGAAACTCGTAGTCCCAGATAACTTTCATTCTGATTCAACACCTGCACGCTGCATTGGACTTCTTATGTATGATATTATGGTTTCGCCAGATGAACCATGCGATGATATAATAAGTAGATTTAAATCATCAGAAAAATATCGAGAAATAGAAACAATCAGGCTTTTTAAAAAATCAGATAACGCTTACATTTCTGATAAAGATAATGGAACATTAAAAAGATGGCTCAAAACAACGCAAAAGTGCATAGAAAAAATGGCTGTTTTGCCATTTAAGTAGTCTGATACAGAATGATTGAGATACAATGTCAAGCACACTATCTAAATTTGCATTCGCACCGGGCAATAGCTGTTTCTGTCCATGAGCAGTAAGGGGTACCTTCCTCCCATACGGTCATGTAACAGATGAGTTGAAATGCCGCGGTTTGAGACTTCAATGCCGGAAGTAAGTACCCACGACATCTACTGGCTTGTCTACAGAGGTTTCGTCAACCTGACCTTACAATGGTCTGTCAGCGAATCTGCTGCAATTCGTTTGTGGAACGCATATGTTGCGACTTGACCTATACTTCAGTCGAAGAATAAGCGTATAGTAAGGGCAGGGAAGCGGGAAGCCCCGTTTCCCTGCCCAAGAATCAACTGTGATGATTACCTGCCTTCGCTTTCAGGCAAGGCCAGTCTTTCCGGTTCTTCTTCAGCATTGCATCTGCTGTCTTTTCGATTTTCCAATTCCACCGACACAGCTGCCGCTGTGAATACCCCTGCGATCCCTGCCAGTATGCCACCTATAAATGCCCATTTACTGCTCATGTCCTTGCTCCTTCTTGCTAGCCGGGTACAGGCTAATCATCCCAGTTATCTTTTATGGCCTGAAGTACAGCGATAACAACTGGTATCCAGTTCAGGTAATTCATTTACCCTCCCTTCATTTAGCAGCGCTGGATGCGCCGCTTTTTGTTAAGTAAGAAGAAACGAAATATTCCCGTTCGGCGCAAACATCTGAAATCAAGCGGTACCATCATGCTGCACCGCCTTTAAGCAATGCGGCCTGCAGCATTGCAAACATGGCAGGCACCAGATCAGGCAGATCGTTGACCACCTTGCTGGTATGCGGCAGCAGGTGCGTAATGTGCTCATCCCGTATGCCGAGGCCATAAACTTCAAAGCCGAGTTGTTGGGCCACCCCTATGGCATTGTTTGCGGCCAGCGGGTTGTCCGGCATGCCGTCAGTGATAACCAAGATCATCTTGCGTTGCTCCTTGAGGGGCAGCATGGTTTGCAAAACCCACCACAAGGCTCCAGCCAAGGGAGTTCCGCCAGAAGCTCGAATATCAAACAGGTCTGGCACCACCTGCCCGTGCCGCATGATGGGGAATACCGAGTTAGTGGCCATGGTTGCGGGAAAGGCCGTTACTGCCGAGTTCACGCCACGGATACGACTCAGGGCCGTTGCCACAGCAAAGCAGGCCCTATTGGCAAGGTTAATCGGTGCGCCAGCCATGCTGCCGCTTACGTCCAACAGGATATGAACAGCCGTATTGAGGCCCAGTTGCACGGACTCTTTTTGGAAAACACGAGCATTGCCAACCTGCAGCCGATGTAGCGAATTGGCGTGCAGTGTGCCCTTGCGCCCAATTCTGCATCGCCTTTGCGTTTGCGCCTGCAGAAAGCCCTGAAGACGAGTGCGCAGGGCAATGCTGGCCTGAAGGGCTTGCAGCCTCTGCTCTGCTGGCAAGGGGGCTGCTTGTCGGGTGCCTTCCACAGCCACGGTCAATGCGTCACCAGCGGATTCTGCGCTGTTATTGGCAAGCTCAATCGCCATGATTTCGCCGAGTTGCTGGGGTAGATCCTGCGCCTCCGCATGGAAAAGGGCCTTGAGTGGTAAATCACTCGGCGCTTGAACCGGTTCAGATTGCTGGTCGACTTGTGTGGCAGAATCGTTGACCTCCCCTGTCGCCCTAGGTGTGGCTCCCTGGTCGTTTGTGCTCGCGCATTTGCTAGTTGAAGGCTGTCGAGGCGGTTCCCACTGCCTGACGCATATGGCAATTTGTCGAGCATATTCGACTGCTGCCGCAGTATCCGGGCAATGGATGTAAACCTTGACCAAGATGGCATCCAGAGCCCCTAGCAAGCAGGGGAAGTGCTGCTCCACGATGCTTGCCGCGTGTTTCCGTGCCGGGGTCACCTCATCCACATCCCAGGCTCGCACTGTCAACAGCACATAGTCCAAAACAGCAAGGGCCGGGGAATCATCCCCGGCCCTTGGCTGTGCTTGCTCTACAAAAAATCGTCGTATCAGCCAGTTCAGATTTCTCCTGCAGCCAGGGAATATGCCTGACAGCATTTTTTCAACACGCCAATCTTCAAGACAGTTGAACAAATTGAAGGTTACTGGATCAAGGTTTGCCGCTTTCAGCACGCTAAAATCTGTGTGCCGTATATGGGCAGCCTCATGGTCTGTGAACCCCTTGGCCAAAGCCAATAATTCCGGCTCACAATCAATGGGCAACGATGGCAGATGGATAACTTTACCGTTGGTGCAGGCTTCCTTGCCGCCAATACATACCTGCACACCATAGCGGTCGCCAAGGATGGACGCCAGCAAGGGCAGACAGTTGAGAACATCTTTTGTGCGTACCATGGTGTCACCACAGACCCAGGCTGGGGATGGCAGGATGCGGCAAAGCGCTATCAGCCACGGGAATCTCAGGCAGGATGGGTTCATCATCCATATTCCCATCCATGGTGCCATCCATCTGTCCAGCAAGGCCGTCCGGCTCGTGGATAACGTCCGGACCAGCCAACAGGGCATCAAGCACAAACGCCGGGCCGTAGCCCTCAACAACTTTTTGGGCGTGGCCCACAAGGGCCGTACTGTCCTTGAGCAGACAGACCAGACCCTGCAACAGCAGCAAGTCTGTACCGGTGATGTTTCCCTTCTTGGGCATGCGAAGTAGCGCAGCCTGCACGATGTCAGCCACTGGGGCCACATGTGGCTCTATAAATGACAAGCCCGTGAGCTTGGCATGCAGGGTGCGCAGCGGCGAGAGCGCCTTGTGGGTTACCTCCGTTTTACCATGATAAACCCTGCGCCATATATCGTCAGCCGACTTGGCCACCTCATCAAACAGGGTGCCGCCGAGGCCCTGCACCTCTTCCGCCAGGCCAGCTTCCAGCACAGCGGTGTTGTCTGTGTGCTGTTCAAGCGGGGCCACCTTGTACAACTGCCAGCGAAAATCCATGCGGGCGCGTACATAGTCAGGCCCCACAAGGGAGTTACGAATGATTTCGCCCCACTGATGGTGCTTCTCAATCCATGCCTGCA
This window harbors:
- the gmd gene encoding GDP-mannose 4,6-dehydratase; this translates as MKKALITGITGQDGAYLAEFLLQKGYEVHGIKRRASLFNTDRIDHLYEDPHANRRHFILHYGDLSDSSNLVRIMQEVKPDEVYNLAAQSHVQVSFESPEYTADVDALGTLRLLEAIRIAGLSETTRFYQASTSELFGLVQEVPQTEKTPFYPRSPYACAKLYAYWITVNYREAYGMYACNGILFNHESPIRGETFVTRKITRAMSRMVLGLQDCLYLGNMDAKRDWGHARDYVEMQWLMLQQEKPDDFVIATGRQFSVRDFVNAAAAELGVCLSWQGTGVEETGTVASVDVSRLQQVAGNRQGLECHLKPGDVIVRVDPRYFRPTEVETLLGQPAKAKEKLGWEPKTSFEDMVAEMAREDLALSMRDAVCKVAGFKTFSHNE
- a CDS encoding mannose-1-phosphate guanylyltransferase/mannose-6-phosphate isomerase; this encodes MQNIAPVILCGGSGTRLWPLSRETYPKQFVDMGGGKTLFKDTVLRAKHTPDSMEPVIVCNEAHRFYVTAELYECGVHGKILLEPAPRNTAPAIALAAFALQEDGADPLMLVLPSDHAIGDEGIFFEGVKRAAPLAEQGRIVTFGIAPTGPETGFGYIEQGEALGANGYRVARFVEKPDAGKAAGMLAKDGYSWNSGMFLLRASVYLKELERFAPQIYAACAAAWKGRKDDQAFSRPDSDAFLSSPSDSIDYAVMEQTDLAAVVPLGVSWSDLGSWEAFYQVGQQDDSGNVCSGDVMTEGAEDCYFNANHRLLAAIGVSGLVVVETQDAVLVAPRDRVQDVKKIVGRLQSAQRPECRQHPLVYRPWGSYETLVMDGRFQVKRIIVNPGAELSLQMHHHRAEHWVVVSGTAEVTNGDLVKLFTENQSTYIPVGTMHRLKNPGVIPLVLIEIQSGSYLGEDDIVRFADVYGREGQLC
- a CDS encoding phosphomannomutase; this translates as MGNSLSCFKAYDIRGRVPGVLNAPLARALGRAVVEILGAKSVVIGRDARLSGPELRDALALGLHEAGAQVTDIGMCGTEEIYYAAANQPFGAGVMITGSHNPADENGFKLVRGGAIPISGDSGLFALRDRVEAILAESGDTAGSLDVSPLQHASFRADYVAWLLEYSGAGQLAPVAGRKPLKIVGDAGNGCAGLVLNDLMAALPFEFVCRQMQPDGTFPDGVPNPLLPERRAATAAAVRESGADMGVAWDGDFDRCFFYDADGNFIEGYYCIGLLAQELLRRVPGGKVVHDTRVYWNTREVVQAAGGQPVMGKTGHAFMKERMRAEDAVYGGEMSAHHYFRDFAYCDSGMLPWLLVASLLHRTGKPLAALVAERMAAYPCSGEINRRVQDAPALMRQVRDRYAPSALHEDSMDGVNLEFTDWRFNLRMSNTEPLLRLNVESRGNSVLMEEKTAEILRFLDEQGGAIPA
- a CDS encoding tyrosine-type recombinase/integrase, with the translated sequence MKKSKREKSQKYAGVYFRLDTNGKERTYYIVYRQGGREAKLIEEPVGKASCGMTEAKAAQIRADRMRGKDKSNTEKRKECADIRQAERDRWTLDRIWQTYQEAHPEHKSRQRDISRYNTHIGPHFGQRTPEEMLTADIDIFKAESLKAGKSNGTIQRVISQLRAIINFGVKRGLCQPLHPGRLTIESIHVDGEKTEMLTKEQVVHLLEALDAESDQDAAALIRLAMVTGMRKGALLALQWGDCDFVRNIITLRGASAKKGVTEHVPMNEAARTILLKLSRTGSSFVFPGRDGGQRKDYRRIARRVKKNAGLPDDFRPLHGLRHHFASFLASSGKVDLYTLQKLLTHSSPQMTQRYAHLADEAMKQAAGVADSIINRTPTEIERGMHRVGEDDNDNA
- a CDS encoding cobaltochelatase CobT-related protein, translating into MVRTKDVLNCLPLLASILGDRYGVQVCIGGKEACTNGKVIHLPSLPIDCEPELLALAKGFTDHEAAHIRHTDFSVLKAANLDPVTFNLFNCLEDWRVEKMLSGIFPGCRRNLNWLIRRFFVEQAQPRAGDDSPALAVLDYVLLTVRAWDVDEVTPARKHAASIVEQHFPCLLGALDAILVKVYIHCPDTAAAVEYARQIAICVRQWEPPRQPSTSKCASTNDQGATPRATGEVNDSATQVDQQSEPVQAPSDLPLKALFHAEAQDLPQQLGEIMAIELANNSAESAGDALTVAVEGTRQAAPLPAEQRLQALQASIALRTRLQGFLQAQTQRRCRIGRKGTLHANSLHRLQVGNARVFQKESVQLGLNTAVHILLDVSGSMAGAPINLANRACFAVATALSRIRGVNSAVTAFPATMATNSVFPIMRHGQVVPDLFDIRASGGTPLAGALWWVLQTMLPLKEQRKMILVITDGMPDNPLAANNAIGVAQQLGFEVYGLGIRDEHITHLLPHTSKVVNDLPDLVPAMFAMLQAALLKGGAA
- a CDS encoding DUF3150 domain-containing protein, whose translation is MTQLVSDIRILDNLLALNLNVSLWSARRKMSQEDLGGAELPPEDLASLGSKRIADPENLKVFGTLKARAFNYLDRHGVRFMSGWAIPEEKAGEIVQELLNIRTEFQKEKEAFLADYDQNVQAWIEKHHQWGEIIRNSLVGPDYVRARMDFRWQLYKVAPLEQHTDNTAVLEAGLAEEVQGLGGTLFDEVAKSADDIWRRVYHGKTEVTHKALSPLRTLHAKLTGLSFIEPHVAPVADIVQAALLRMPKKGNITGTDLLLLQGLVCLLKDSTALVGHAQKVVEGYGPAFVLDALLAGPDVIHEPDGLAGQMDGTMDGNMDDEPILPEIPVADSALPHPAIPSLGLW